From the genome of Desulfobaculum xiamenense, one region includes:
- a CDS encoding zinc ribbon domain-containing protein — protein sequence MYLKQIEQLVVLQKVDDEIIVIEKELESLPKELAALEEKNAKLTERMEQTKERTDILLHQQRLLADEIDSNDSKIKKSKNKLMMAGNTREYQAMMREMDNMEKINRSREEEKIALMDEMNRQKERQTAAEAEAEELKGQLEECSANLKKRTATAKKRLTKLQKDRETACEVIPPRVLGRYEFIRARIQHPVIVPVDEAVCNGCHILIPPQIFNELQRGEQILSCPNCQRLIYWTNHFCAPADAPAAPAAEVEAEEQE from the coding sequence GAACTCGAAAGCCTGCCAAAGGAGCTTGCCGCTCTTGAGGAAAAGAACGCCAAGCTGACCGAGCGCATGGAACAGACCAAGGAGCGGACCGACATCCTGCTGCACCAGCAGCGCCTGCTTGCCGACGAGATCGACAGCAACGACTCCAAGATCAAGAAGAGCAAGAACAAGCTCATGATGGCCGGCAACACTCGCGAATATCAGGCCATGATGCGCGAGATGGACAACATGGAGAAGATCAATCGTTCCCGCGAGGAAGAGAAGATCGCTCTCATGGACGAGATGAACCGCCAGAAGGAGCGTCAGACCGCCGCCGAGGCCGAGGCCGAGGAACTCAAGGGACAGCTTGAGGAATGCAGCGCCAACCTCAAGAAGCGCACCGCCACGGCCAAGAAGCGTCTGACCAAGCTCCAGAAGGATCGCGAGACCGCCTGTGAAGTCATTCCTCCGCGCGTTCTCGGTCGCTATGAATTCATCCGCGCCCGCATTCAGCACCCCGTCATCGTCCCCGTGGACGAGGCCGTGTGCAATGGCTGCCACATTCTGATTCCCCCGCAGATCTTCAACGAACTGCAGCGCGGCGAACAGATTCTGAGCTGCCCCAACTGCCAGCGACTCATCTACTGGACCAACCACTTCTGCGCCCCCGCCGACGCTCCCGCCGCACCCGCGGCAGAGGTCGAGGCCGAGGAGCAGGAATAG